One region of Exiguobacterium acetylicum genomic DNA includes:
- a CDS encoding AraC family transcriptional regulator translates to MWLESIQRVIDYIEDHLEDSLDLNVLTKVAQMQAYPLQRAFSLLAMMTLPEYIRGRRLTLAAQQLTQTDEKIIDLALRFGYETPEAFTKAFKRQHGCSPTLMRNERRPIHAYNRLSIQVTLKGLEQMDYQLIERPALLISGWRKHFSTQDGAQKQLIPLFWNDVNHSGQDATLFKQNDGQIEGVIGVCSNFTETSMDYWIATTTTEILPGQETMTIPASLWATFPVVGPMPHAIQEMWQRIYQEWLPSHGYDPLPHAELEVYSAGDPSAADYQSAIWIPVRPRD, encoded by the coding sequence ATGTGGCTCGAATCGATTCAACGCGTTATTGACTATATCGAAGATCATTTAGAAGACTCGCTCGATCTCAACGTTTTGACAAAAGTCGCTCAGATGCAGGCTTATCCTTTACAACGGGCGTTTTCGTTACTTGCGATGATGACGTTACCGGAATACATCCGAGGACGACGTCTGACGCTCGCAGCGCAACAATTGACACAGACGGACGAAAAAATCATCGATCTCGCCTTACGTTTTGGTTACGAGACGCCGGAAGCTTTCACAAAAGCTTTCAAACGTCAGCATGGTTGTTCGCCGACGTTGATGCGAAACGAGCGACGTCCGATTCACGCCTATAACCGCCTGAGCATTCAGGTGACCTTGAAGGGACTGGAGCAAATGGATTACCAACTCATTGAACGACCGGCTTTACTGATTTCAGGATGGCGAAAACATTTCTCGACGCAAGATGGTGCCCAAAAACAGCTGATTCCGTTGTTTTGGAATGATGTAAATCATTCTGGTCAAGATGCTACTTTGTTCAAACAAAATGACGGTCAGATTGAAGGTGTGATTGGTGTCTGCTCCAATTTCACCGAAACATCGATGGATTATTGGATCGCGACGACGACAACAGAAATCCTTCCCGGTCAGGAAACGATGACGATTCCGGCGAGTCTTTGGGCGACGTTTCCGGTCGTTGGTCCAATGCCGCATGCCATTCAAGAGATGTGGCAGCGTATCTATCAAGAGTGGCTCCCATCGCATGGATATGATCCTCTCCCTCACGCTGAACTCGAAGTTTATTCGGCAGGCGACCCATCTGCCGCCGATTATCAATCTGCCATCTGGATTCCGGTGCGCCCGCGCGACTGA
- a CDS encoding phenylacetate--CoA ligase family protein: MQLKESIYFHSPIFIQNLLTTLQGRRLFHERYGPAYQQRLQELKQKLGRPIDVRAEQLHRLNDFLSFCQTHSPYYQELFSTIALELPLQSIDELKQIPPLTKEILRQQNEDVHAHVHAPILGKTGGTTGKSIQVHYTKEDMQVRMAHLDFFKWTHGVEQGMRRASFTGQTLASTNQKAPVYWRMNKVINQMLFSIKNINPKTAAAYIEQLNRFQPESIDGLPSGMIEVARYAKKYGMTCTFRPKAIFPTAEMMTAEERALVEDVFHAPIYDQYASSEGAPIVAECPYGKKHLHYEMGIIERDEDGEILVTSFDTHGTPLVRYRVGDRMTLSQETCPCGHQGPIIASIDGRGRSFIQLRNGHRVFEGELAGIVRAFPNCIERVQYIQETRDEVVLLYVPDERCFEKEHEKKLFFVLDRLFDGQLNVVMRAVPEIPKEISGKTLLIKQQYA, translated from the coding sequence ATGCAGCTCAAAGAATCGATCTACTTTCACTCACCGATTTTCATCCAAAACTTGTTGACGACTTTACAAGGACGTCGCCTGTTCCATGAACGATACGGTCCCGCCTATCAGCAACGTTTACAAGAACTGAAACAGAAGTTAGGACGACCGATTGACGTTCGAGCAGAACAATTGCATCGATTAAACGACTTCCTTTCTTTTTGCCAAACACATAGTCCATATTATCAGGAATTGTTTTCTACCATTGCACTAGAGCTCCCGCTACAATCGATTGACGAACTAAAACAGATTCCCCCTTTGACGAAAGAAATCTTACGCCAACAAAATGAGGACGTCCATGCGCACGTCCATGCCCCGATTCTCGGAAAAACGGGCGGTACGACTGGGAAATCGATTCAAGTGCACTATACGAAGGAAGATATGCAAGTCCGGATGGCACACCTTGATTTCTTCAAGTGGACCCATGGAGTTGAACAAGGGATGCGCCGTGCAAGTTTTACCGGTCAAACCCTTGCTTCGACGAATCAAAAGGCACCGGTTTATTGGCGAATGAATAAAGTCATCAATCAGATGTTGTTCTCGATTAAAAACATCAACCCGAAAACCGCTGCTGCATACATTGAACAACTGAATCGGTTTCAGCCGGAATCGATTGATGGTTTGCCTTCAGGAATGATTGAAGTCGCACGATATGCTAAAAAATATGGCATGACCTGTACGTTTCGACCAAAAGCGATTTTCCCGACGGCTGAGATGATGACGGCAGAAGAACGAGCACTCGTCGAAGACGTCTTCCATGCACCGATCTATGACCAGTATGCGTCGTCAGAAGGGGCGCCGATCGTCGCTGAATGTCCGTATGGGAAAAAACATCTACATTATGAGATGGGAATCATTGAACGCGATGAGGACGGCGAAATTCTTGTAACGAGCTTCGATACGCACGGAACACCTCTCGTCCGTTACCGCGTTGGTGATCGGATGACGCTCAGTCAGGAAACGTGCCCTTGTGGTCATCAAGGTCCGATCATCGCTTCAATCGACGGACGGGGGAGAAGCTTCATTCAACTCAGAAACGGACACCGTGTCTTTGAAGGCGAACTTGCGGGAATCGTTCGAGCGTTCCCGAACTGTATCGAACGCGTACAATACATTCAAGAGACGCGGGACGAGGTTGTTTTATTATATGTTCCGGATGAACGATGCTTCGAGAAAGAACATGAGAAGAAACTCTTTTTTGTTCTGGACCGACTGTTTGACGGACAATTGAATGTCGTCATGCGCGCGGTACCGGAAATTCCGAAAGAAATCAGTGGAAAGACACTACTGATTAAACAACAGTATGCATGA
- a CDS encoding phenylacetate--CoA ligase family protein: protein MGIKEQIYNRSPLFLQHLFTTLYGYQLHRERYGPVYQERFRMLLEREHTTIDVKAEQLDRLNDFLRFCTEHSPYYRQLFTSHGIRLPLTDLSELKHIPVLSKEILRTHMEDIQTDVAAPIIGKTGGTTGTSLQVRYTIPDMQIRMAHLDYFKATHGVYRGMRRISFTAQDLVPERQQVDVYWRMNRAANQLLFTVKRLSPRTMAAYLEAIERFQPETIDGLPSAMIELARFAKREGIRLTCQPVAIFPTAERIDAEERQVIEEVFHGPVFDQYASSEGAPIVSECRFGQKHLHHEMGIIELDSDGEILVTSFDTHGTPLIRYRVGDRMTLSQRTCSCGHPGPIIESIDGRGRAFIQKPDGQKIFEAQLSSLVKHLPNSIERIQYVQMTTDSVSIYYVPDAERFSQSDERILMERLYRLFGRDIHLDVQAVSYIDAEESGKILLVKSSLTG from the coding sequence ATGGGTATCAAAGAGCAGATCTACAATCGCTCTCCTCTATTTCTCCAGCACCTCTTCACAACCCTCTATGGGTATCAATTGCATCGCGAACGTTATGGACCGGTCTATCAAGAACGGTTCCGGATGCTCCTCGAACGAGAACATACGACGATCGACGTCAAAGCGGAACAACTTGATCGTTTAAATGACTTCCTTCGCTTCTGTACTGAACACAGTCCCTATTACCGTCAGCTCTTCACTTCACACGGCATTCGCCTGCCATTAACGGACTTATCCGAACTAAAACATATTCCTGTACTATCAAAAGAAATATTACGAACACACATGGAGGACATTCAAACAGATGTCGCTGCGCCAATCATAGGGAAAACGGGTGGAACGACAGGCACGTCACTGCAAGTACGATATACGATACCGGATATGCAAATTCGCATGGCCCATCTGGATTATTTCAAGGCGACCCACGGTGTCTACCGTGGCATGCGACGAATCAGCTTTACGGCACAGGATCTCGTACCCGAGCGTCAACAGGTGGACGTCTACTGGCGGATGAATCGAGCGGCGAATCAACTCTTGTTCACGGTGAAACGATTATCCCCACGGACGATGGCAGCGTATCTTGAAGCCATCGAACGTTTTCAACCAGAAACGATTGATGGTCTTCCGTCAGCGATGATTGAGCTCGCCCGGTTCGCGAAGCGAGAAGGGATCCGCTTGACGTGTCAACCGGTTGCGATTTTCCCGACGGCAGAACGGATCGACGCGGAAGAGCGCCAAGTCATCGAAGAAGTGTTTCACGGACCAGTCTTTGATCAATATGCATCGTCTGAAGGGGCACCTATCGTTTCTGAATGCCGGTTTGGTCAAAAACATCTGCACCATGAGATGGGGATCATCGAACTCGATTCAGACGGGGAGATTCTTGTGACGAGTTTTGATACACACGGAACCCCCCTCATTCGCTACCGGGTCGGAGATCGTATGACGCTCAGTCAGCGCACCTGTTCCTGTGGTCACCCGGGACCAATCATCGAATCGATTGACGGCAGGGGGCGGGCATTCATCCAAAAACCGGATGGTCAAAAGATTTTTGAAGCGCAACTGTCGAGTCTCGTCAAACATTTGCCAAACAGTATCGAGCGTATTCAATATGTTCAAATGACGACAGATAGCGTATCGATCTACTATGTTCCGGACGCAGAGCGGTTCAGTCAATCAGACGAACGAATTCTGATGGAACGGCTGTACCGTTTATTCGGTCGTGATATCCATCTCGATGTACAAGCCGTTTCTTATATCGATGCCGAGGAAAGCGGGAAAATTTTACTCGTTAAATCAAGTTTAACAGGATAA
- a CDS encoding zinc-dependent alcohol dehydrogenase, with amino-acid sequence MNTTTICCLVESKTPGYLVRELPPLGIHDVHVRTLAGAISIGAELPQWLEQDMTETSYDYPLETGYENYGEVLAVGDAVQIVKPGDRVVSFYGHQDQAIVPESKVIPVPAHVSPREALLLILSCDAAKGVRKLTLTSDTSVLVSGMGTIGLLTVHYLRHYVNVHQINILEPLTSRAELARQLGARVVTSGSSMYDAAIECSGRQAAFAELQSAVRPHGAICVLSDGNREALTLTPAFHAKELQIIASSDGWDYRKHADWLFSDDRHATLPALFEHETSFSELASCFASLMKTPDLPIKVFVDYEQTS; translated from the coding sequence TTGAACACTACAACAATTTGCTGTCTTGTTGAGTCGAAGACACCTGGTTATCTTGTTCGGGAACTGCCGCCGCTTGGCATCCATGACGTCCACGTCCGCACTCTAGCCGGTGCCATCAGTATCGGTGCCGAACTTCCGCAATGGCTGGAACAAGATATGACCGAAACCAGCTATGACTATCCGCTCGAGACAGGATATGAAAATTATGGCGAAGTGCTTGCAGTTGGTGACGCCGTCCAAATCGTCAAGCCCGGTGATCGGGTTGTCAGCTTCTACGGTCATCAAGATCAGGCGATCGTTCCTGAATCGAAGGTCATCCCGGTTCCTGCTCACGTCTCACCACGTGAAGCCTTACTACTGATTCTGTCTTGTGACGCGGCAAAAGGCGTTCGTAAGCTGACATTGACATCCGACACAAGTGTCTTAGTTTCTGGAATGGGTACGATCGGTTTGCTGACAGTGCATTACTTGCGACATTATGTCAATGTTCATCAGATTAATATCCTCGAGCCGCTTACGTCCCGAGCGGAGTTAGCGCGTCAATTAGGTGCACGTGTCGTCACATCGGGTTCAAGTATGTATGACGCCGCCATCGAATGTTCCGGACGCCAAGCGGCCTTTGCCGAGCTTCAGTCTGCTGTTCGTCCTCATGGTGCAATCTGCGTCTTATCGGACGGCAACCGGGAAGCCTTGACGTTGACGCCCGCGTTTCACGCGAAAGAACTTCAGATTATTGCATCGAGTGACGGCTGGGACTACCGCAAGCATGCAGACTGGCTCTTTTCAGACGATCGTCACGCGACATTGCCCGCATTGTTCGAACACGAGACTTCGTTTTCGGAGCTTGCCAGTTGCTTCGCTAGCTTAATGAAAACACCAGATCTCCCGATCAAAGTATTCGTTGATTATGAGCAGACGAGCTGA
- a CDS encoding DUF5694 domain-containing protein gives MKPQILLLGMFHLDRPTNGDMIRPAIFDVASERRQREIQEVVARLNAFRPTGVALETAPESMSDLQHTYETYQHESDLTENERQQIGFRLARMAGVADLHGVDWNEIVPGVPDLGIVRSHHPEAFETIVAAEMKRTEQLEHAMEQLSFSEWLDRLHAEETIAASAKVYDQIERLESGRIWVERYWRVRNQKIANRLLHLAQANKRIVCLYGAGHLPLLRQYLNESNQVEVMTWNDWNNEKECM, from the coding sequence ATGAAACCTCAGATTTTACTGTTAGGCATGTTCCATCTCGATCGCCCGACCAATGGTGACATGATTCGTCCAGCAATTTTTGATGTCGCGTCAGAGAGAAGGCAACGAGAAATCCAAGAAGTCGTTGCTCGATTGAATGCATTTCGACCGACAGGCGTTGCCCTTGAGACGGCACCTGAAAGCATGAGTGACCTGCAACATACATATGAAACCTATCAACACGAGAGCGATTTAACCGAAAATGAACGACAACAAATCGGCTTTCGCTTAGCCCGGATGGCAGGAGTAGCAGATCTCCATGGGGTCGATTGGAACGAAATCGTACCCGGCGTACCGGATTTAGGAATCGTCCGTTCACATCATCCGGAAGCCTTTGAGACGATCGTCGCTGCTGAGATGAAGCGGACAGAACAGTTAGAGCACGCGATGGAGCAGTTGTCTTTTTCCGAATGGCTCGATCGATTGCACGCTGAAGAAACGATTGCGGCGTCGGCTAAGGTCTATGATCAAATCGAACGACTGGAGAGCGGGCGGATTTGGGTTGAACGCTACTGGCGAGTCCGTAATCAAAAGATTGCAAATCGTTTACTGCACCTCGCTCAGGCGAACAAACGAATCGTCTGTTTGTACGGTGCTGGGCACCTCCCGTTATTACGACAATATTTGAATGAATCGAACCAAGTCGAAGTGATGACGTGGAACGATTGGAACAACGAAAAGGAGTGTATGTAA
- a CDS encoding dynamin family protein — protein sequence MRSFEERLSNQLEATASLATLIQPSTDQLRLDKLDKFATKLLKREFTIAFAGHFSAGKSSMINALTGESVLPTSPIPTSANIVTLQQGEMDSAIVHFHEQPSVRLTAIEQEEHLQSLGKSGDVRQIDLTHAASALPPGLVLMDTPGVDSVDDAHRVSTESALHLADILFYVMDYNHVQSELNFMVTDKLQAAVPELYLIVNQIDKHRDDELSFDAFRRSVHASFAEHGVVPKGIFFTSLRDPAHPHNDFTEVEQLVKQSIRDAQPKLLTSAALTLESLHQEHTRYLTRLVSESHETMAEQLNDAERRDPAKIETELAHVLQQLEARQPDRWVQTFSLHRDQLLKNATLMPFELREKMRRFLESRQRDFKVGLFRSAKKTEAAQAEIAQDVLRAYQTVTASEISLHLRNLMKQSLRDLDLLQDKHIVAIDQLSLDPPLSVLESALPTGITITGESVLQFTNRVAEQTQAWFVKETNAWRELIRQELTVTFPKEQAELLQQQTTLQHKWNSVQAWQQATVSLERYEHGVASPSDQQLEQARTQVSVWEEQLIQQEAAIVSFTGYESVIETTAFEIATTISEQQAVRYAPEDVAQIRQHLNGLQGFEDAVAYLNDKLDRLTHQSFTIALFGAFSAGKSSFCNALLGDKVLPVSPNPTTASINRIHPVDAAHPHGVAEVTFKSEAAMLEDLNEAMVETMTFESTKQAYDTLLPRTASLTDPFLRAFLKGFPAVQSFIGTVQTVDQDAFKQYVAQEERSCFVDVIDFYYDSPLTRLGVTLVDTPGADSINARHTDVAFDYIKNADAILFVTYFNHAFARADREFLIQLGRVKDAFELDKMFFLVNAIDLAASDSERQDVLNYVATELQRFGIRSPRLYGVSSLQGLIEKQQERSDSTSGLPEFEEAFHHFLAEDLTGLAKVSLSEQTEKTVQRLERFIAATEANLLRKEERLAELSALEQQVTDRFEDNRAALIEPALKAEIHELLHHVVQRIYYRFPDFFKEAYNPVRFAQTSKGVALQDALTELLTFLRFDFEQELRVTHFRVDQWLEAALIRRQQEEQQLLEQWNESFQLAPVTVSRLNEMTFDGPFEDATPYVGVKRHFRNAKAFFEKNEKEQLKEELATLTKQEALAYTATQEERLLAVAATHLDVSLTAVSEHLLRQTLEQLESERATLQAQETLTPYKQAAKQIRSLTQHVTS from the coding sequence ATGCGCTCATTTGAGGAACGATTATCGAACCAACTCGAGGCGACGGCTTCACTCGCCACATTGATTCAACCTTCAACGGATCAACTCCGTTTAGATAAACTAGATAAATTCGCTACAAAACTATTAAAACGAGAGTTCACGATTGCGTTTGCCGGTCACTTTTCTGCTGGAAAATCGAGCATGATCAACGCCTTGACGGGTGAATCGGTCTTACCGACGAGTCCGATTCCGACGAGTGCGAACATCGTGACCCTTCAGCAAGGTGAGATGGATTCAGCAATCGTTCACTTTCATGAACAGCCGTCTGTTCGTCTGACAGCAATAGAGCAAGAGGAGCATCTTCAATCGCTTGGGAAAAGTGGTGATGTCCGACAAATCGATTTGACGCATGCCGCGTCCGCGCTGCCTCCTGGTCTCGTCTTGATGGATACACCGGGCGTCGACTCGGTTGATGATGCCCACCGTGTCTCAACGGAGTCTGCCCTTCACTTGGCTGACATCTTGTTTTACGTCATGGATTACAATCATGTTCAATCCGAATTGAACTTCATGGTGACGGATAAATTACAAGCTGCCGTGCCGGAATTATATTTAATCGTCAATCAAATCGATAAACATCGTGACGATGAACTCTCATTCGATGCCTTCCGTCGTTCGGTTCATGCGTCCTTCGCCGAACACGGTGTCGTACCGAAAGGGATTTTCTTTACGAGCCTACGGGACCCCGCCCATCCGCATAACGATTTCACGGAAGTCGAACAACTCGTCAAACAAAGCATTCGCGACGCTCAACCGAAGTTGTTGACTTCTGCCGCTCTGACACTTGAAAGTCTTCACCAGGAGCATACACGTTATCTCACACGTCTCGTCTCAGAATCTCACGAGACGATGGCTGAGCAATTGAATGACGCTGAACGACGGGATCCGGCGAAAATCGAAACTGAATTAGCGCATGTCTTGCAACAGTTAGAAGCACGTCAACCGGACCGCTGGGTACAGACGTTTTCGCTGCATCGGGATCAACTTTTGAAAAATGCGACATTGATGCCGTTCGAGTTACGCGAGAAGATGCGTCGCTTCCTCGAGTCACGTCAGCGTGATTTTAAGGTTGGATTATTCCGTAGCGCGAAAAAAACGGAAGCGGCTCAAGCGGAAATCGCACAAGACGTGCTCCGTGCCTATCAGACAGTGACTGCTTCCGAAATTTCGCTTCATTTACGTAACTTGATGAAACAATCGTTACGTGACCTTGATCTCCTGCAGGATAAGCATATCGTCGCAATCGATCAGCTCTCACTCGACCCACCGCTTTCCGTACTCGAAAGTGCCTTGCCAACCGGTATTACGATCACAGGTGAATCAGTGCTCCAGTTCACGAATCGTGTCGCCGAACAGACACAAGCATGGTTCGTCAAGGAAACGAACGCGTGGCGTGAGCTTATTCGTCAAGAGTTGACGGTAACTTTCCCGAAAGAGCAAGCTGAGCTATTGCAGCAACAGACGACACTCCAGCATAAATGGAATAGCGTTCAGGCATGGCAACAGGCTACCGTATCACTCGAACGATATGAGCATGGCGTTGCGAGTCCCTCCGACCAACAACTCGAACAGGCTCGGACGCAAGTTTCCGTCTGGGAGGAGCAATTGATTCAGCAAGAAGCGGCGATCGTTTCCTTTACCGGGTACGAATCAGTGATAGAAACTACTGCGTTTGAAATTGCGACGACGATCAGTGAGCAACAAGCCGTCCGTTATGCACCGGAAGACGTCGCTCAAATCCGTCAGCATCTGAATGGTCTTCAAGGTTTTGAAGATGCCGTCGCTTATTTGAATGACAAATTGGACCGACTGACACACCAATCGTTCACGATTGCCTTATTCGGTGCCTTCAGTGCCGGAAAATCATCGTTTTGCAATGCCTTACTCGGAGATAAGGTCCTCCCAGTCTCTCCGAATCCGACGACCGCATCGATCAACCGGATTCACCCGGTTGACGCTGCACACCCGCACGGCGTGGCAGAAGTCACGTTCAAGTCGGAAGCAGCGATGCTCGAGGACTTAAATGAAGCGATGGTCGAAACGATGACGTTCGAGTCAACGAAACAGGCATACGATACGCTCTTACCACGTACCGCGTCACTGACGGATCCGTTCTTACGTGCTTTCTTGAAAGGATTCCCTGCCGTTCAATCCTTCATCGGTACCGTTCAGACGGTCGATCAAGACGCTTTTAAACAGTATGTCGCGCAGGAAGAACGAAGCTGTTTCGTAGATGTCATCGATTTCTATTACGATAGCCCGCTAACACGTCTCGGCGTGACGCTCGTCGATACACCGGGAGCAGATTCAATCAATGCCCGTCATACTGATGTCGCTTTTGATTACATCAAGAACGCGGATGCGATTTTATTCGTCACGTACTTCAATCATGCCTTCGCCCGCGCTGACCGTGAATTCTTGATTCAACTCGGTCGTGTCAAAGACGCATTCGAACTCGATAAGATGTTCTTCCTCGTCAACGCGATTGATCTCGCTGCGTCTGATAGCGAACGTCAAGATGTCTTGAACTATGTCGCGACGGAATTGCAACGCTTCGGGATTCGATCGCCTCGACTGTATGGCGTCTCGAGCTTACAAGGACTCATCGAAAAGCAACAAGAACGATCGGATTCAACTTCCGGTTTACCTGAATTCGAGGAGGCATTTCATCACTTCCTAGCAGAGGATTTGACCGGTCTCGCCAAAGTATCGTTGTCTGAGCAGACGGAAAAGACCGTCCAGCGACTCGAACGATTTATCGCTGCGACTGAAGCGAATCTGTTGCGAAAAGAAGAACGGTTGGCTGAGCTGTCTGCTTTAGAACAGCAGGTCACGGATCGTTTCGAAGACAATCGCGCCGCTTTGATCGAACCTGCACTCAAAGCAGAGATCCATGAGCTGTTGCACCATGTCGTACAACGCATTTATTACCGTTTCCCTGACTTTTTCAAGGAAGCCTATAATCCTGTTCGTTTTGCTCAAACTAGCAAAGGAGTGGCATTACAGGATGCGTTAACGGAACTGTTGACGTTCCTTCGGTTCGATTTTGAACAAGAGCTCCGGGTCACACATTTCCGTGTCGACCAATGGCTCGAAGCGGCCTTGATCCGGCGTCAACAAGAGGAGCAACAGTTGCTAGAGCAATGGAACGAATCCTTCCAGCTCGCGCCTGTCACGGTCTCTCGATTAAACGAAATGACGTTTGACGGACCCTTCGAAGATGCAACGCCTTATGTCGGCGTCAAACGCCACTTCCGGAATGCGAAAGCCTTCTTTGAGAAAAATGAGAAGGAGCAGTTGAAGGAGGAGCTTGCGACATTAACTAAACAAGAAGCGCTCGCGTATACTGCCACTCAAGAAGAACGCTTGCTTGCAGTTGCGGCGACACATCTGGACGTTTCTTTGACAGCCGTTTCAGAGCACCTGTTACGCCAAACACTCGAGCAACTTGAAAGTGAACGCGCAACGTTACAGGCACAAGAGACGCTGACCCCTTATAAACAAGCAGCGAAGCAGATTCGCAGTCTGACGCAACACGTCACTTCATAA
- a CDS encoding NAD(P)H-binding protein: MPTRLALAGATGYIGHNLLNELKKKYDVIALSRNGDDKDNEERVEWRSCDLFSLDDTIEGMKGADIAVYLVHSMMPSAKLTQGSFENMDLLLADNFARAAKENGIRQIIYLSGIIPEETENLSRHLKSRLEVERVLGAYETPVTTIRAALIVGPKGSSFPILSKLVKRLPVMALPRWTRNKTHPVALPDVIHALGESVDRDDVKDRAIDIGGPEAMTYKEMILKTADIMGKRQPTIDIPLLTVKLSRLWVTLVSGEPKETVYPLVESMVHEMVADPEKMVPGISDGKITFEQSVRDALKEEETQQESSSSSSSTPDVLDVRSVQRVLLPKDRDADWAADDYMNWLSSFARPFLSSTVQDQVVGIHIPFYEQPLLELTKEAIHDRHMATYRITGGLFAKVEQDSRGRIEFRQIPDTQECIIAIHEFVPALPWILYKATQANVHLLVMYLFKLHLLRRIHSTEQESTRADEIVPSS, from the coding sequence ATGCCAACGCGCTTAGCTTTAGCCGGAGCCACCGGATACATTGGTCACAATTTATTGAACGAACTAAAGAAAAAATATGACGTCATCGCCCTTTCACGAAATGGTGACGACAAGGACAATGAGGAACGCGTCGAATGGCGATCGTGCGATCTCTTTTCTCTAGACGATACGATCGAAGGTATGAAAGGAGCGGACATCGCTGTCTACCTCGTCCATTCGATGATGCCTTCTGCTAAATTGACACAAGGATCGTTTGAGAATATGGACTTATTGTTAGCCGATAATTTCGCCCGTGCCGCAAAAGAAAACGGCATCCGGCAAATCATCTACTTAAGTGGTATCATCCCCGAGGAAACAGAAAATCTATCGCGTCACTTAAAGAGTCGACTTGAAGTCGAACGCGTTCTCGGTGCATACGAAACACCGGTGACGACGATTCGGGCTGCGTTAATCGTTGGTCCGAAAGGTTCATCGTTCCCAATCTTATCAAAACTCGTCAAACGCCTCCCCGTCATGGCACTCCCACGATGGACACGTAACAAGACTCATCCTGTCGCCTTACCCGACGTCATTCATGCTCTTGGCGAAAGTGTCGACCGTGATGACGTCAAAGACCGAGCCATCGATATCGGTGGACCGGAAGCGATGACCTATAAGGAGATGATCCTTAAAACAGCCGACATCATGGGTAAACGACAACCGACGATCGATATTCCTTTATTGACCGTGAAGTTATCCCGTCTCTGGGTGACACTCGTGTCCGGAGAACCAAAAGAAACCGTCTATCCACTCGTTGAAAGCATGGTCCATGAGATGGTCGCAGATCCAGAAAAAATGGTTCCCGGCATCAGTGACGGTAAAATCACATTCGAACAATCGGTTCGAGATGCGTTAAAAGAGGAGGAGACACAACAAGAATCTTCTTCCTCGTCGTCTTCGACACCAGACGTCCTTGACGTCCGATCTGTCCAACGTGTTCTTTTGCCGAAGGATCGCGATGCCGACTGGGCAGCCGACGATTATATGAACTGGTTGTCATCATTTGCCCGCCCCTTCCTATCGTCAACCGTGCAGGATCAAGTCGTCGGAATCCACATTCCGTTTTACGAACAACCGCTGCTTGAATTGACGAAGGAAGCGATTCACGATCGACACATGGCGACGTACCGGATTACCGGTGGATTGTTTGCAAAAGTCGAGCAAGATAGCCGTGGTCGGATTGAATTCCGGCAAATTCCCGATACGCAGGAATGTATCATCGCCATCCATGAATTCGTCCCTGCCTTACCGTGGATACTCTACAAGGCAACACAGGCGAACGTTCACTTGCTTGTGATGTACCTCTTTAAATTACACTTGTTGCGTCGGATCCATTCGACGGAACAAGAATCGACACGCGCGGACGAAATCGTTCCGTCATCTTGA